The following proteins come from a genomic window of Pyxidicoccus sp. MSG2:
- a CDS encoding RNA polymerase sigma factor yields the protein MLGSRDEAEDVLQEVFLAMVASPGLHRGEASAFTLLYQMVTHKALDRCRSRARRQGWLERMRGGSESGTPGSHVSIESVEAARDLQRMARSEAPRVLTAALLHFVDGHTQGEVAEVLGVSRRTVVRMLGQFAGRARACSTQRHQ from the coding sequence CTGCTTGGCAGTCGGGACGAGGCCGAGGATGTCCTCCAGGAGGTCTTCCTCGCGATGGTAGCGAGCCCGGGGCTGCATCGCGGTGAGGCCTCCGCCTTCACGCTGCTGTACCAGATGGTGACCCACAAAGCGCTGGACCGGTGCCGCTCGCGGGCGCGCAGGCAGGGCTGGCTCGAACGAATGCGCGGGGGCTCCGAGTCTGGAACACCTGGCAGCCATGTGAGCATCGAAAGTGTAGAAGCAGCGCGGGACCTGCAACGAATGGCGCGCTCGGAAGCCCCGCGTGTGCTTACCGCGGCCCTGCTGCACTTCGTGGACGGCCACACGCAGGGCGAGGTGGCCGAGGTGCTGGGCGTGTCGCGGAGGACCGTGGTGCGAATGCTCGGGCAATTCGCGGGGCGGGCACGTGCCTGTTCCACGCAGCGTCACCAATGA
- a CDS encoding Ig-like domain-containing protein — MIEPPSDDYSDWDDDSDWPDTSDPDTSSGAPDFRIDSVTGPSDLGATSQKVQARVCNGGSDFGLTEVSFYLSADRFVDPTDRLLTTSSRGGLLAGECADVWAWVTAPSISEGRYTLVAEVDPAFLMHEDNEDDNQRAGGFVRVDRTPPQTPVPAWAENGTTDGHALTVETEAGATVRVYSGPGCTGTEVANTTVDMGAYCEVPISVPSNTSSGTYSVRAYDAAGNGSSCSPTMEYPYGGGTGGTTPVLLRTRPGSPGLSLQPIFDGRASPRATVELFQRADCEGPVDAVVTADSTGAFSFQGTVAKDAKLTLSARAKDASGYGQDSACSNPLEYQNDTTPPPGPVIIDTKWQYTSTGRQLTVTGTAEPGSTVGIFIDVACTGTPAKTVQADAEGRFSATMPFALGNSHRVFVAARDALGNESTCTEGPAYEVRCPAGTADCDGKSTNGCEVDLTTDEDHCGACGTTCQDNDYAQGVCQAATCGNTCEPGYYDCDGNVANGCESTYACQSTACTIDRPSELMVTALSVVEDPVRTAPGGAWHFGTLMKAMANGQDPSPMVRAWLKTWQTKQVVNGLDLPARQEMQTKVLGPWEQRSGGASRPLDFSKAPFRLLAIVNRMDLRQSGVQAGEGRFVFGVLDANGAPLEFTIILEYALPGGTNADIQTWANDWHALGKVGSAGYNAKLQALTDRFAKAGVMTGRQAGNALNQIRTNEITLAEPWEMREFNLTAQGLMPATVKLTPAMHFENTAALASYIQQNQADIIAERHTVPNSLNGNPFLGAMARTPLDFFWRAPGVNTEARHKFSMNTCSGCHSGETQTEFLHVAPRVAGKAAVLSPYLKGTTVTDPVTHATRVFDDLGRRADDLKALVCPSATQLKSGGLAPSNLPPARVH; from the coding sequence TGGGGGCGACCTCGCAGAAGGTGCAAGCGCGCGTCTGCAACGGCGGCTCCGACTTCGGCCTGACGGAGGTGTCCTTCTATCTCTCCGCCGACCGTTTCGTGGACCCGACGGACCGCCTGCTGACGACGAGCTCGCGGGGCGGGCTCCTGGCGGGCGAGTGCGCGGACGTGTGGGCCTGGGTCACCGCGCCGTCCATTTCCGAGGGCCGGTACACGCTGGTCGCCGAGGTGGACCCGGCCTTCCTGATGCACGAGGACAACGAGGACGACAACCAGCGCGCGGGTGGCTTCGTCCGCGTGGACCGCACCCCGCCCCAGACGCCGGTACCGGCGTGGGCCGAGAACGGCACCACCGACGGCCATGCACTCACCGTCGAGACGGAAGCCGGCGCCACCGTGCGCGTCTACAGCGGCCCGGGCTGCACGGGCACCGAGGTGGCAAACACGACCGTGGACATGGGCGCGTACTGCGAGGTGCCCATCAGCGTGCCGTCAAACACCTCCAGCGGGACGTACTCGGTGCGGGCGTATGACGCCGCCGGCAATGGCTCCAGCTGCAGCCCGACGATGGAGTACCCGTACGGCGGCGGCACGGGCGGCACGACGCCGGTGTTGCTGCGCACGCGGCCCGGCTCGCCGGGGCTCAGCCTGCAGCCCATCTTCGACGGGCGCGCCAGCCCGCGCGCCACCGTGGAGCTCTTCCAGCGAGCTGACTGCGAGGGCCCGGTGGACGCGGTGGTGACGGCGGACTCCACGGGTGCCTTCAGCTTCCAGGGAACGGTGGCGAAGGACGCGAAGCTGACGCTGTCCGCGCGAGCGAAGGACGCGAGCGGCTACGGCCAGGACTCCGCGTGCTCCAACCCGCTGGAGTACCAGAACGACACCACGCCGCCCCCGGGGCCGGTCATCATCGACACGAAGTGGCAGTACACGAGCACGGGGCGCCAGCTCACGGTGACGGGCACGGCCGAGCCGGGCTCCACGGTGGGCATCTTCATCGACGTGGCGTGCACGGGGACGCCGGCGAAGACGGTGCAGGCGGACGCGGAGGGCCGCTTCAGCGCGACGATGCCGTTCGCCCTGGGCAACAGCCACCGCGTGTTCGTCGCGGCGAGGGACGCGCTGGGCAACGAGTCCACGTGCACGGAAGGGCCGGCGTACGAAGTGCGCTGCCCCGCGGGCACGGCGGACTGTGACGGCAAGTCCACCAACGGCTGCGAGGTGGACCTGACGACGGACGAGGACCACTGCGGGGCCTGCGGCACGACGTGCCAGGACAACGACTACGCGCAGGGCGTGTGCCAGGCGGCGACGTGCGGCAACACCTGCGAGCCGGGCTACTACGACTGCGACGGCAACGTGGCCAACGGCTGCGAGTCCACGTACGCGTGTCAGTCGACGGCGTGCACCATCGACCGCCCGAGCGAGCTGATGGTGACGGCGCTGTCGGTGGTGGAGGACCCGGTGCGCACGGCGCCCGGTGGCGCGTGGCACTTCGGAACGCTGATGAAGGCCATGGCGAATGGGCAGGACCCGTCGCCCATGGTGCGCGCGTGGCTGAAGACGTGGCAGACGAAGCAGGTGGTGAACGGGCTGGATTTGCCGGCGCGGCAGGAGATGCAGACGAAGGTGCTGGGCCCGTGGGAGCAGCGCAGCGGTGGGGCGTCCAGGCCGCTGGACTTCAGCAAGGCGCCGTTCCGGCTGCTGGCCATCGTCAACCGCATGGACCTGCGCCAGTCGGGAGTCCAGGCGGGAGAGGGCCGCTTCGTCTTCGGCGTGCTGGACGCGAATGGAGCGCCGCTCGAGTTCACCATCATCCTGGAGTACGCGCTGCCGGGCGGCACGAATGCGGACATCCAGACGTGGGCCAATGACTGGCACGCGCTGGGGAAGGTGGGGAGCGCGGGCTACAACGCGAAGCTCCAGGCGCTGACGGACCGGTTCGCGAAGGCGGGGGTGATGACGGGCCGCCAGGCGGGCAACGCGCTGAACCAGATTCGGACCAACGAGATTACGTTGGCCGAGCCCTGGGAGATGCGTGAGTTCAACCTCACGGCGCAGGGGCTGATGCCGGCGACGGTGAAGCTGACGCCCGCGATGCACTTCGAGAACACGGCGGCGCTGGCGAGCTACATCCAGCAGAACCAGGCGGACATCATCGCGGAGCGGCACACGGTGCCGAACAGCCTGAACGGGAATCCGTTCCTGGGGGCGATGGCGAGGACGCCGCTGGACTTCTTCTGGAGGGCGCCGGGCGTGAACACGGAGGCGCGGCACAAGTTCTCCATGAACACGTGCAGCGGGTGCCACTCGGGGGAGACGCAGACGGAGTTCCTCCACGTGGCGCCGCGAGTGGCGGGCAAGGCGGCGGTGCTGTCGCCCTACCTGAAGGGGACGACGGTGACGGACCCGGTGACGCACGCGACGCGCGTGTTCGACGACCTGGGCCGGCGAGCGGACGACCTGAAGGCGCTGGTCTGCCCCTCGGCCACGCAGCTCAAGTCGGGTGGGCTGGCGCCGTCCAACCTGCCGCCTGCTCGCGTGCACTGA